TCGAATAAAGCCGCGAGCTTATCAGGCGACCACGACCAATGGCTACCGGCGTAAGAGTAGTAAATGTCCGATAAGTTCACGTCTTTAAACACGTTTTTGTGCTGTGGAGAACGCCCCGCCCAGGCGGCTGAATGAGGCGCTGGAACGAGCGCGAATAACCATAGCGCAAGTAATGGCTACTTGCCGCGTCAATGACGCTCAGGCATAAGGAAGGCAAATTCGACAAGGACGTACATCTTGCGCCTCATCTACCGTGTATTACTGATAATCGCCGTACTGATCGGCACAGTCCTGGCCGTGGTCCTGTACTACATCGCCAACCCCAAGCTGGCTGAATATGTCCCCGTCGAACAGGTGCACTACCTGGATCAATGGGATGCAGCAGACCGCCAGACCTACTATTTCACCCCCCAAGGCACACAGGTCAAAGGCCTGCGCTATGAATGGTTTGTTGCCCTGGAACTGCCCTTCTCCGAACAGTCCTTTGCCGCTCCCGAGTACCTGGCACGCTTCGGCTTTCTGGTGGAGCCCGGACAGAAAGCCACAGCGCAGAATCCCGGCAACCTTCCGGTAGGCTTCGCGCGCCACCAAAACCCCGGCAGCCCGGAACAATACCTGGACATCACCTGCGCGGCCTGTCACACCGGCGAACTGCGCTTCAACCATCAGGCCCTGCGCATCGACGGAGGCTCGGCGCAACACGTACTACCTTCAAGCGTGCCGACCCTGCGCGGCGGCAGCTTCGGCCAGGCGCTGGTGGCCAGCCTGGCCGCCACCTACTACAACCCCTGGAAGTTCGAGCGTTTCGCTCGCAAAGTCCTGGGCGACAACTACGAGGCGCAGCACCCGCAACTGCGCAAAGACTTCAAGCGCTCACTGGACAACTTCCTGCAAGTGGCCTGGAACGACACCCACCGCGGCCTTTATCCCACCGAGGAAGGGCCGGGCCGTACCGACGCATTCGGGCGCATCGCCAACGCCAGTTTCGGCGACGCGATTTCCCCAGAGAACTACCGCATCGCCAACGCCCCCGTGGACTATCCGCAACTGTGGGATATCTGGACATTCGACTGGGTACAGTGGAACGGCTCGGCGCAGCAACCCATGGCGCGCAATATCGGCGAAGCCCTAGGCGTCGGCGCGACCCTGAACCTGTTCGACGCCAACGGCCAGCCGCTCACTGGCGAATCACGCTATCCATCCAGCGTGCGGGTTCGTGACCTCAACCTCATCGAAGAAACCTTGCAGCGCCTCAAGCCCCCTGCCTGGCCGGAAACACTGCTGGGCGCCGTCGACAAGCCCCTGGCGGCCAAGGGTCGTGAGCTGTTCGCCCAGCATTGCGCTGGCTGCCATCAGCCGTCGGTGAGCGAGTCCAACGGCCGACCGGTTCAACAGCTGAAAATGCTCCCGGTTTCCGTGATTGGCACCGACCCGAACTCCGCCAGCAATATCGCCGACCTGCGCTATGACCTCAGCGCCCTGCAGTGGGATACCGCCGAGCTGGCAAAATCCAATGTCGAGCTGCACCCGACGCCCACCGAACCGCTGGACCTGCGTCAACTCTCGGCGGCCAAGGGCCTGGCCTACATCACCGCTTTCGTTGAAGAACGCGCCTACCGTGACGCCAAGGTCAGCCCCGAGGAGCGCCCACGACTGGACGGCTACGGCCTGCCAATCGGGGTACGCGAGCTGCGCGCCTACAAGGCCCGCCCGCTGGCCGGGGTCTGGGCAACCCCACCCTACCTGCACAACGGCTCGGTGCCCAACCTGTATCAACTGCTGTCTCCGCAATCGGAGCGCTCGACGACCTTCTATCGCGGCACCTTCGAGTACGACCCCAAACACCTGGGCTATCGTCCGGAAGCCTTCAAGAACGGTTTTGAATTCGACACCCGCATCAGCGGCAACCACAACAGCGGTCACGAGTTCCGCGCCGGCCAGCGAGGCAACGGGGTTATCGGCCCGCTGCTGCAGCCGGAGGAGCGCTGGGCATTGCTGGAATACCTGAAAGTGCTGGGCGGACCGCTGGAGT
This genomic stretch from Pseudomonas sp. Os17 harbors:
- a CDS encoding di-heme-cytochrome C peroxidase, with product MRLIYRVLLIIAVLIGTVLAVVLYYIANPKLAEYVPVEQVHYLDQWDAADRQTYYFTPQGTQVKGLRYEWFVALELPFSEQSFAAPEYLARFGFLVEPGQKATAQNPGNLPVGFARHQNPGSPEQYLDITCAACHTGELRFNHQALRIDGGSAQHVLPSSVPTLRGGSFGQALVASLAATYYNPWKFERFARKVLGDNYEAQHPQLRKDFKRSLDNFLQVAWNDTHRGLYPTEEGPGRTDAFGRIANASFGDAISPENYRIANAPVDYPQLWDIWTFDWVQWNGSAQQPMARNIGEALGVGATLNLFDANGQPLTGESRYPSSVRVRDLNLIEETLQRLKPPAWPETLLGAVDKPLAAKGRELFAQHCAGCHQPSVSESNGRPVQQLKMLPVSVIGTDPNSASNIADLRYDLSALQWDTAELAKSNVELHPTPTEPLDLRQLSAAKGLAYITAFVEERAYRDAKVSPEERPRLDGYGLPIGVRELRAYKARPLAGVWATPPYLHNGSVPNLYQLLSPQSERSTTFYRGTFEYDPKHLGYRPEAFKNGFEFDTRISGNHNSGHEFRAGQRGNGVIGPLLQPEERWALLEYLKVLGGPLESQLP